A region of uncultured Desulfobacter sp. DNA encodes the following proteins:
- a CDS encoding acetate--CoA ligase family protein produces MQLFIDFEKMTAVFENAAKNNRFLLFEYETYALLSALGSESVPHHRFLARNHRLTSELLDQFPGEKVVLKIVSPDIVHKSDAGGVKVVPKAIGKVRSEGRRMVDLVSDRFSQILEHNPDQTLPGVEGLSGVQLREAVNKNIQGVLITQFLPSESEALGHELLVSLRWTREFGMVITAGLGGTDTELYAERFRLGQAVVSASTADICGEEFFDIFKTTIAYQKISGQTRGGNRLISDEQLMECFGAFIAAGNYFSPFNDAAPYVIEEFEVNPFALVDYEMVPLDGLCRFSPAFSPKGSPRVEQIDYMLHPRDVTIVGVSATKMNFGRVILQNMIQAGFPVENIRVITSAAQNIDGVACVTDIAQVRSTDLLIVTVRAELVPDLIDQIIDHDRAKSIVLISGGLGETRDTRDRARQVMEKIASAHLQKSQSPVFLGGNCMGVISRPGRVDSFFTPRSCSPQRRNKKAAPAALISQSGAFAVVRMASFVSGDPAYNITVGNQMDLTIGDFITWMADADDIELICVYAEGFQDLDGLHACRGIAKAVGNGKEVLVYKAGRTPEGKKATSGHTASVAGDYMVCTACLSQAGALVADTIEEFDGLVSLASTLHKKQVSGDRVAALSSAGYECVGVADALESKGSGLRLAKFSDTTRKTIAGLFEQSELKKIMDVKNPLDITPAAPDIVYTESIKAMMQDPGIDAVVVSLGSLAPATSDTPDANDPKGFVTTETSLSSLLPQFSATFEKPLVVFNDAGSAHEPINNRLRQNGVPVFNSARQAVTLLSRYTAYRKRIGRF; encoded by the coding sequence ATGCAACTATTCATAGATTTTGAAAAGATGACTGCGGTTTTTGAAAACGCGGCCAAAAACAACCGCTTCCTGCTATTTGAATATGAAACCTATGCGCTGCTGTCGGCCCTGGGCTCGGAATCGGTGCCCCATCACCGTTTCCTGGCCCGCAACCATCGCCTGACAAGTGAGCTGCTTGATCAGTTCCCCGGCGAAAAAGTGGTGTTGAAAATCGTCAGCCCGGACATTGTCCATAAATCTGATGCCGGTGGGGTCAAGGTGGTCCCCAAAGCCATTGGAAAGGTCAGAAGTGAGGGCCGGCGTATGGTGGATCTGGTCAGTGACCGGTTTTCACAGATCCTTGAGCACAATCCGGATCAGACATTGCCCGGGGTTGAGGGGCTTTCGGGGGTTCAGCTTCGGGAGGCTGTGAATAAAAATATTCAAGGGGTGCTGATCACACAGTTTCTGCCGTCCGAATCCGAGGCCCTGGGCCATGAGCTTCTGGTCAGTCTCCGGTGGACCCGGGAATTCGGTATGGTCATTACCGCAGGGCTTGGCGGCACAGATACCGAACTTTATGCGGAACGGTTCCGGCTGGGGCAGGCCGTGGTGTCAGCCTCCACCGCAGACATCTGCGGGGAAGAATTTTTTGATATTTTTAAAACGACCATTGCCTATCAGAAAATATCCGGGCAGACCCGGGGCGGGAACCGGCTGATATCCGATGAACAACTCATGGAGTGCTTTGGAGCCTTTATTGCCGCAGGTAATTATTTTTCTCCGTTCAACGATGCCGCTCCCTATGTGATCGAAGAGTTTGAAGTCAACCCCTTTGCTCTGGTGGATTATGAAATGGTGCCCCTGGATGGGCTGTGCAGATTTTCGCCCGCTTTTTCCCCCAAAGGGTCCCCCCGGGTGGAACAGATCGATTATATGCTCCACCCCCGGGATGTGACCATTGTGGGCGTCAGTGCCACAAAGATGAATTTTGGACGGGTCATTCTCCAAAACATGATCCAGGCCGGGTTCCCGGTCGAAAATATCCGGGTTATAACTTCGGCCGCCCAGAATATTGACGGGGTTGCCTGTGTCACAGATATCGCACAGGTCAGGAGCACAGACCTGCTGATCGTTACTGTCCGGGCCGAACTTGTGCCGGATCTCATTGATCAGATTATTGACCATGACCGGGCCAAAAGTATTGTTCTGATTTCCGGAGGATTGGGTGAAACCCGGGATACCCGGGACAGGGCCAGGCAGGTGATGGAAAAAATCGCATCGGCCCATTTGCAAAAAAGCCAGAGCCCGGTTTTTCTGGGAGGCAACTGCATGGGCGTGATCTCAAGGCCCGGCCGGGTGGACTCTTTTTTTACGCCCCGGTCCTGCTCTCCCCAGCGCCGGAACAAAAAAGCGGCCCCTGCCGCCCTGATCAGCCAGAGCGGCGCCTTTGCCGTGGTGCGCATGGCGTCATTTGTATCTGGCGATCCTGCCTACAATATCACCGTGGGCAACCAGATGGACCTGACCATTGGCGATTTCATCACATGGATGGCAGATGCCGATGATATTGAGCTTATTTGCGTTTATGCCGAGGGGTTCCAGGACCTGGACGGGCTTCATGCCTGCCGGGGAATCGCAAAAGCGGTTGGGAACGGGAAAGAGGTGCTGGTTTACAAAGCCGGCCGGACTCCGGAAGGCAAAAAAGCCACGTCCGGCCACACAGCTTCCGTTGCCGGGGATTATATGGTTTGCACGGCCTGTCTGAGCCAGGCCGGAGCCCTTGTGGCCGACACCATAGAGGAGTTTGACGGCCTGGTCAGCCTTGCTTCGACCCTGCATAAAAAGCAGGTCTCCGGCGACAGGGTGGCTGCGTTGAGCTCTGCCGGATATGAGTGTGTGGGGGTGGCGGATGCCCTGGAATCAAAGGGGTCGGGTTTGCGCCTGGCAAAGTTCAGCGACACCACCCGGAAAACCATTGCCGGACTTTTTGAGCAGTCAGAACTCAAAAAGATCATGGATGTTAAAAATCCTTTGGATATAACACCGGCAGCACCGGATATTGTCTACACCGAATCCATTAAGGCGATGATGCAGGACCCCGGCATTGATGCGGTGGTGGTCTCTTTGGGATCCCTGGCACCGGCCACCTCGGACACCCCCGATGCCAATGACCCCAAAGGTTTTGTCACAACTGAAACAAGCCTTTCCTCTCTTTTGCCACAGTTTTCGGCAACCTTTGAAAAACCGCTGGTGGTGTTCAACGATGCCGGCTCAGCCCATGAGCCCATCAATAACCGTCTTCGGCAAAACGGGGTGCCGGTGTTTAATTCTGCCCGGCAGGCTGTCACTCTCTTGTCCCGGTATACGGCGTATCGCAAGCGTATCGGAAGGTTTTAA
- a CDS encoding phospholipase D-like domain-containing protein has product MGEKTTARVIGEINEIRETEPFVLVATGSYIGEGFDKARLDTLFLAMPIAWKGTLHQYAGRLHRHFKNKKAMLGDLFSTIETDGVQMVYKSNIHQKFAIIDNRITWYGSINLLSFGYSEESIMRLESSSIACELAQSIR; this is encoded by the coding sequence ATGGGTGAAAAAACAACAGCCCGGGTCATCGGTGAAATAAATGAGATCAGAGAGACAGAACCCTTTGTTCTGGTTGCTACGGGCAGCTATATTGGTGAGGGTTTTGATAAAGCGCGGCTGGATACACTATTTTTAGCCATGCCCATTGCCTGGAAAGGGACACTGCATCAATATGCAGGCAGGCTGCACCGTCACTTCAAAAACAAAAAAGCCATGTTGGGCGACCTTTTTTCAACGATTGAAACAGACGGTGTTCAAATGGTATACAAATCCAACATTCACCAGAAATTTGCAATAATCGATAACAGGATCACCTGGTACGGCAGCATCAATCTTTTAAGCTTTGGTTATTCTGAAGAAAGCATTATGCGGCTTGAAAGCAGCAGTATCGCTTGTGAATTAGCTCAAAGTATCCGTTGA
- the iorA gene encoding indolepyruvate ferredoxin oxidoreductase subunit alpha, translating into MHKLLKDSPGEKIMLLGNEAIARGAVEAGVAFGTTYPGTPSSEVSLNLFQMSKESDLYFEYSTNEKVSLEVAAAAANSGLRTFCMMKHVGLNVAADPLMTLAYIGVTAGMVILTADDPAMFSSQNEQDNRYYAKFGHLPMLEPSSVAEAKDMVKEAFELSETLKQPVILRTTTRINHSNAFVTFGDIKERKTKGRFERDPMRCVTVPAVARGLHVKLLERMGTAAVMSESSPFNFVTGQGAWGVVANGVSYHYALDAVKDLGLESKVKILRPGFSNPLPGNKIKEFLAGCEKVLVIEEGEPFMEEAIKAFAQEAGLVIPIRGKADGLFTPLGEFHPAMVREKVATFFGVDFTPVPKIDTSDVPEIANRPPNLCSGCSHRATFYAIKKAAEGMDVIHPSDIGCYTLGFMPPLSIGDFVVCMGGSVSTSCGFSKSTDQKVVSVVGDSTFFHSGITGLVNAVFNRHKFTLVILENGITAMTGHQPHPGVDMELMGLSGYGRVDIETLVKALGVEHVSVIKPFKVRKSIETLKEAFAFDGVSVVISKEPCILWAKGIKLKKPRPFEVTDKCKDHKECINGIACPSFYIEEGRVKIDADTCVGCALCAQICPENAILPLK; encoded by the coding sequence ATGCATAAACTTTTAAAGGACAGCCCCGGAGAGAAGATCATGCTCCTGGGCAACGAAGCCATTGCAAGGGGCGCTGTTGAAGCCGGTGTCGCTTTTGGTACCACATATCCCGGGACCCCGTCCTCGGAAGTCTCTTTGAATCTGTTCCAGATGTCCAAAGAATCGGATCTGTATTTTGAATATTCCACCAATGAAAAAGTCTCCCTGGAAGTTGCGGCCGCTGCAGCCAACTCCGGGCTTCGCACCTTTTGCATGATGAAGCATGTGGGACTCAATGTGGCGGCAGATCCGCTCATGACCCTTGCCTATATCGGCGTAACCGCCGGCATGGTGATTTTAACGGCAGACGATCCGGCCATGTTCTCCAGCCAGAACGAACAGGACAATCGCTACTATGCCAAGTTCGGCCATCTGCCCATGCTTGAACCCTCATCCGTGGCCGAGGCCAAGGATATGGTCAAAGAGGCTTTTGAGCTGTCCGAAACCCTGAAGCAGCCGGTTATCCTGCGCACCACCACCCGGATTAACCACTCCAATGCCTTTGTCACCTTCGGCGACATTAAGGAAAGAAAGACAAAGGGCCGGTTTGAACGGGACCCCATGCGCTGCGTCACAGTGCCCGCCGTGGCCCGGGGACTGCATGTCAAGCTTCTGGAGCGCATGGGTACGGCCGCTGTAATGTCCGAATCTTCTCCCTTCAACTTTGTCACGGGGCAGGGTGCCTGGGGCGTTGTGGCCAACGGGGTGAGTTACCATTATGCCCTGGATGCCGTAAAAGACCTTGGTCTTGAATCAAAGGTCAAGATCCTTCGTCCCGGGTTTTCCAACCCCCTGCCCGGGAATAAAATTAAAGAGTTCCTGGCCGGGTGTGAAAAGGTGCTTGTCATCGAAGAGGGCGAACCCTTCATGGAAGAGGCCATCAAGGCCTTTGCCCAGGAAGCGGGGCTTGTCATCCCCATCCGGGGAAAGGCTGACGGACTGTTTACACCGTTGGGAGAATTTCATCCCGCCATGGTCCGGGAGAAGGTCGCGACCTTTTTCGGCGTGGATTTTACTCCTGTTCCGAAAATTGATACCTCCGATGTGCCCGAAATTGCCAACCGTCCCCCTAATCTTTGCTCCGGATGCTCCCACAGGGCCACCTTCTACGCCATTAAAAAGGCGGCGGAAGGGATGGATGTGATCCATCCCAGCGATATCGGCTGTTATACCCTGGGCTTTATGCCGCCGTTGTCCATCGGGGATTTTGTGGTGTGCATGGGCGGTTCCGTGAGCACCTCCTGCGGTTTCAGCAAGAGTACGGACCAGAAGGTGGTCAGCGTTGTCGGCGACTCCACCTTTTTCCATTCAGGCATCACAGGCCTTGTCAATGCGGTGTTCAACCGCCACAAATTCACCCTGGTGATCCTTGAAAACGGCATTACCGCCATGACCGGCCATCAGCCCCATCCGGGTGTGGACATGGAACTGATGGGCCTGTCCGGGTACGGCCGGGTGGATATTGAGACCCTGGTCAAAGCCCTTGGTGTGGAGCATGTTTCCGTGATCAAGCCCTTTAAGGTGAGAAAAAGCATAGAGACGCTCAAAGAGGCCTTTGCCTTTGATGGCGTTTCCGTTGTCATATCCAAAGAGCCCTGTATTCTGTGGGCAAAGGGTATCAAGCTGAAAAAGCCCAGACCCTTTGAGGTGACCGATAAATGCAAAGACCACAAGGAGTGCATCAACGGGATTGCCTGTCCGTCTTTTTACATTGAAGAGGGCCGGGTGAAAATTGATGCCGATACCTGTGTGGGCTGTGCGCTGTGCGCCCAGATCTGCCCTGAAAACGCCATCCTCCCATTGAAATAG
- a CDS encoding indolepyruvate oxidoreductase subunit beta, producing the protein MKTLRMVIVAVGGQGNLLASKVLGEAALIEGVQVRMSEIHGMAQRGGVVESSIIFGDASSSIISDGEADILLGFEPAETLRAIGRCSAKAKVITNTATLPPFTVGIGKGAYPEVDEIKRLLKEKTAGLVAIDAMALAKQAGSPMSVNIVLLGALIQTGALGFSKENVKEAIRRRIKPKLVEMNLHAFDLGFEAAAAGSAA; encoded by the coding sequence ATGAAAACATTAAGAATGGTCATAGTTGCAGTTGGCGGACAGGGCAATCTTCTGGCTTCCAAGGTCCTGGGCGAAGCCGCCCTCATTGAAGGGGTGCAGGTAAGAATGAGTGAAATCCACGGCATGGCCCAACGGGGCGGTGTGGTGGAGTCTTCCATTATTTTCGGCGATGCGTCCTCCTCCATCATTTCCGATGGGGAAGCCGACATCCTGCTGGGATTTGAGCCGGCTGAAACCCTGCGCGCCATTGGCCGGTGTTCGGCCAAAGCAAAAGTGATTACCAATACGGCCACCCTGCCGCCCTTTACCGTGGGGATCGGTAAAGGGGCCTACCCCGAGGTGGATGAAATCAAACGGCTGCTCAAGGAGAAGACCGCAGGCCTTGTGGCCATAGACGCCATGGCCCTGGCCAAGCAGGCCGGCTCTCCCATGAGTGTGAACATTGTGCTGCTCGGCGCCCTGATCCAGACCGGTGCTTTGGGCTTTTCAAAGGAAAACGTCAAAGAGGCGATCAGGCGCAGGATTAAACCCAAGCTTGTGGAGATGAACCTTCATGCCTTTGACTTGGGATTTGAAGCCGCTGCTGCGGGCAGCGCGGCATAA
- the aroQ gene encoding type II 3-dehydroquinate dehydratase — protein MNTLSQIVPGMIHVINGPNLNMLGKREPDIYGALTLDQINADLNARADALGLVLDFFQSNHEGAILDYIHAAFEQGPAGVIINPGALTHTSVALRDALSMLSCPIAEVHLSNIHKREPFRHTSMIAGIATGQITGFGHYGYRMALDYLHSLSC, from the coding sequence ATGAATACCCTATCCCAGATAGTCCCCGGCATGATTCATGTTATCAATGGTCCCAATCTGAACATGCTGGGGAAAAGGGAACCCGATATATACGGGGCCTTAACCCTTGATCAGATCAACGCCGACCTTAACGCCCGCGCCGATGCGTTGGGGCTTGTCCTGGATTTTTTCCAGTCCAATCATGAAGGCGCAATCCTGGATTACATCCATGCCGCGTTTGAACAGGGACCGGCCGGCGTAATTATTAATCCGGGTGCACTGACCCACACATCCGTGGCCCTGCGCGATGCCCTGTCCATGCTCTCATGCCCCATTGCGGAGGTGCATCTGTCCAACATCCACAAGCGTGAACCCTTTCGCCACACCTCCATGATTGCCGGTATCGCCACAGGGCAGATCACCGGATTCGGCCACTATGGCTACCGCATGGCCCTTGATTATCTTCACTCTTTGTCCTGCTGA
- a CDS encoding TatD family hydrolase produces MTGFIDVHTHLHDSRIINDVPDIVLRAKNAGVKKIATCATMQENFERTAELSEKFSGVLPCFGIHPWFLDTLSPNWEDNLAQWLEKIPSGVGETGLDFMDKGADRDLQLGVFKTHLALACDLNRPINIHVRKAWDAILKILKHHGPLAAGGVIHSYSGSADLIPLLEKFNLHISFSGSVTRPNAKKVVQALGAVSLDRIVFETDTPDIVPQFILDAHPDKTPLNEPANVPQIVRVAAQRKCMDFQTLARHGYENSLVLFGSVLNSKAEHK; encoded by the coding sequence ATGACCGGGTTCATTGACGTTCATACCCATCTGCATGATTCAAGGATCATCAATGATGTCCCGGATATTGTTTTGCGGGCAAAGAACGCCGGGGTGAAAAAAATCGCTACCTGCGCCACCATGCAAGAAAATTTTGAGCGTACAGCTGAATTGTCGGAAAAGTTTTCTGGCGTTTTGCCCTGCTTTGGGATTCATCCCTGGTTTCTTGATACCTTAAGCCCGAACTGGGAGGACAATCTTGCACAATGGCTGGAAAAAATACCTTCCGGGGTGGGGGAGACCGGGCTTGATTTCATGGATAAAGGCGCTGACCGGGACTTGCAGCTTGGGGTGTTTAAAACCCATCTGGCCCTGGCCTGCGACCTGAACCGGCCCATTAACATCCATGTCCGCAAAGCCTGGGACGCCATACTTAAAATTTTGAAACACCATGGTCCCCTGGCTGCGGGCGGTGTCATCCACTCCTATTCCGGATCAGCCGACCTTATCCCGCTCCTTGAAAAGTTTAATCTTCATATCTCCTTTTCCGGATCCGTAACCCGGCCCAATGCCAAAAAGGTTGTCCAGGCCCTGGGGGCGGTCAGTCTTGATCGGATCGTCTTTGAGACCGACACCCCGGATATTGTTCCCCAGTTTATTCTGGATGCCCATCCGGACAAGACACCGTTAAACGAACCCGCCAATGTGCCGCAGATTGTCAGGGTGGCGGCCCAGCGAAAATGTATGGACTTTCAAACCCTGGCCCGGCACGGATATGAGAACAGCTTAGTGTTGTTTGGATCTGTTTTAAATTCAAAGGCGGAACATAAATGA
- a CDS encoding tRNA threonylcarbamoyladenosine dehydratase, with protein MTRDASPINPFARLEQLLGKAAVDRLKKSRVAVFGLGAVGSFVVEALARSGIGYLRLVDFDRVDASNINRQIYALHSTLGLEKAALARARVLDINPACEVDLRTCFVNADSLSQFLSPDLDMVVDAIDGLNAKVSLILGAKQMDLDIISSMGAAGRTDVSMIRTGDLFDTEVCPLARMVRRRLRRRGLEHGVPCVYSIEPPLNKEPFEDKDMVDPLDEGDAEGGHGRPRPPIGSAAWVPGCFGLTLAGLAAKTLAAE; from the coding sequence ATGACCCGGGATGCAAGTCCGATCAATCCCTTTGCCCGGCTTGAGCAGTTGCTGGGCAAGGCGGCGGTGGATCGGCTTAAAAAGTCCCGGGTGGCCGTCTTTGGCCTGGGGGCGGTGGGCTCTTTTGTGGTGGAGGCTTTGGCACGTTCCGGTATCGGCTATCTGCGTCTTGTGGATTTTGACCGGGTGGATGCCTCCAATATCAACCGGCAGATTTATGCCCTGCACTCCACATTGGGATTGGAAAAAGCGGCCCTGGCCAGGGCCAGGGTCCTTGATATCAATCCCGCGTGTGAGGTGGATCTGCGCACCTGTTTTGTCAATGCCGACAGCCTGTCCCAGTTTTTAAGCCCGGACCTGGACATGGTTGTGGATGCCATTGACGGACTCAACGCCAAGGTCAGCCTGATCCTTGGGGCAAAGCAGATGGACCTTGATATCATCTCCTCCATGGGGGCGGCAGGCAGAACCGATGTCTCCATGATCCGGACCGGGGATCTTTTTGATACAGAGGTCTGTCCCCTGGCCCGGATGGTGCGCAGACGACTGCGCCGCAGGGGGCTGGAACATGGGGTACCCTGCGTCTATTCCATAGAACCGCCCCTGAACAAAGAACCCTTTGAGGATAAAGACATGGTGGATCCCCTTGACGAGGGGGATGCCGAAGGGGGGCATGGACGCCCGAGACCTCCCATCGGGTCTGCGGCCTGGGTCCCGGGATGTTTCGGATTGACCCTTGCAGGCCTTGCGGCAAAGACCCTTGCCGCTGAATAG
- a CDS encoding diguanylate cyclase: MDGPMILVVDDQPNNIKVLLSFLRNHNFQTRIAESGERALQLLDRLMPDLILLDVMMPGMNGFETCRKIKTDRQKADIPIIFMTALDNVEDKVLGFEAGGVDYITKPFDQAEMLSRIKTHIELRKKTLALQKSEKQIRMIVENAPISIHELDLQGNIISMNAAGLKMIGIPDGKEILATNYRAIVNETDLLRVNHIFDKACQGEICQFEFRTRGENNQVVSARLVPIKDKQGQIERLLGICEDITEQKESEEKVRQMAFLDGLTGLPNRRLLEDRIKHIKTQSERTARYNALIYLDLDNFKPLNDTWGHKAGDLFLMEIAQRLTQTVRKMDTVSRIGGDEFVVLLTILGKDSQQATEQAARVSQKVLAAVSQPCQITLDENNGGKKQKISHTCTASIGVAVFAGDKIAGTDEILKWADEAMYKAKNAGKNTIKFYERP; this comes from the coding sequence ATGGATGGACCAATGATTCTGGTGGTTGATGACCAGCCCAACAACATCAAGGTGTTGCTCTCCTTTCTCAGGAATCATAATTTCCAGACCCGCATTGCTGAATCAGGCGAAAGGGCGCTGCAATTGCTCGACAGACTGATGCCGGATCTCATTTTGCTGGATGTGATGATGCCGGGAATGAATGGTTTTGAAACCTGTCGAAAAATTAAAACCGACCGGCAAAAAGCCGATATCCCCATCATTTTCATGACAGCTCTGGACAATGTCGAGGATAAAGTGCTGGGATTTGAAGCCGGTGGTGTCGACTACATCACCAAGCCCTTTGATCAGGCAGAAATGCTTTCCAGAATCAAAACCCATATTGAATTAAGAAAAAAAACCCTTGCTCTTCAAAAGAGTGAAAAACAGATTCGCATGATTGTGGAAAATGCGCCCATCAGCATCCATGAACTGGATTTACAGGGAAACATTATTTCAATGAACGCCGCCGGGTTAAAAATGATCGGGATCCCTGATGGAAAAGAGATTCTTGCAACGAATTACAGGGCAATCGTAAATGAAACGGACCTGTTGCGTGTGAACCACATTTTTGACAAAGCCTGCCAGGGAGAGATTTGCCAGTTTGAGTTCAGGACAAGAGGAGAAAACAACCAGGTTGTCAGTGCCAGGCTTGTGCCGATCAAGGACAAACAGGGCCAAATCGAACGATTGCTCGGCATTTGCGAAGATATTACCGAACAAAAAGAATCAGAGGAGAAAGTTCGGCAAATGGCGTTTTTGGACGGCTTAACCGGACTGCCTAACCGACGTCTTCTTGAGGATCGCATCAAGCATATCAAAACACAAAGTGAAAGAACGGCACGCTACAATGCCCTGATATATCTTGATCTCGATAATTTCAAACCGTTAAATGATACATGGGGTCATAAAGCCGGAGATCTGTTTTTGATGGAAATCGCCCAGCGCCTTACACAAACGGTGCGGAAGATGGATACGGTGTCGCGTATCGGCGGTGATGAATTCGTTGTTCTTCTCACAATCCTGGGCAAAGACAGTCAGCAGGCAACAGAACAGGCCGCCCGGGTCTCCCAAAAGGTCCTTGCCGCTGTTTCACAGCCCTGCCAGATAACCCTTGACGAAAATAATGGGGGCAAGAAGCAGAAGATCAGCCACACCTGTACCGCCAGTATTGGTGTGGCCGTGTTTGCAGGTGACAAGATTGCCGGTACCGATGAAATTCTCAAATGGGCAGACGAAGCGATGTATAAAGCCAAAAATGCCGGAAAAAACACCATTAAATTTTACGAACGGCCATAG
- a CDS encoding response regulator, whose translation MSHELRTPLNAILGYAQIFAEDQTLNEKQQNGIRTIHNAGEHLLMLINDILDLSKIEAGKLELILNEINLKPFLQGICDIARNRCALKKISFRYEPDEQLPDIIVADELRLRQILLNLLSNAAKFTDTGYCLFQVEAHSLEGDKTKLTFIVEDSGPGIAKDLQKEVFKPFKQSGDRLKASQGTGLGLSISLQLVELMSGNLSLTSPVHADNQAEYGPGSRFIFTAVVDSRDADESEISHEPKQVPRLHGFKPGTKTILIVDDQPSNRAVLKDTLEPLGFAIEEAADGQDVLAACERQRPDIIFMDLVMPVIDGFTAMQQLRKAQAYGRIPVVAITASLINQDHLRERCQKAGFSGFLPKPFAKQQLLETLADLLNLSLDRENLTAPTDEKIVPPPSEILEQLQNHLEEGNIDAIESMASDMAQTDSGRYQAFALCLGQLAADIQIQEIEQLIVRFYKK comes from the coding sequence ATGTCCCATGAACTGCGCACACCACTCAATGCCATTCTCGGCTATGCCCAGATCTTTGCCGAAGATCAGACCTTGAACGAAAAACAGCAGAACGGCATCAGAACCATACACAATGCCGGAGAGCACCTTCTGATGCTCATCAACGATATTCTGGACCTGTCTAAAATTGAAGCCGGCAAACTGGAACTGATTCTCAACGAGATTAACCTGAAACCATTTTTACAAGGTATCTGTGACATTGCACGGAACCGGTGCGCTCTTAAAAAAATCTCATTTCGATATGAACCGGACGAACAACTGCCTGATATCATCGTGGCGGATGAACTGCGACTTCGCCAGATCCTGCTCAATCTTCTTTCCAATGCGGCCAAGTTCACCGACACAGGCTATTGCCTTTTCCAGGTTGAGGCGCACTCTCTTGAAGGGGATAAAACAAAATTGACGTTTATCGTGGAAGATTCCGGACCGGGCATTGCCAAAGACCTGCAAAAAGAAGTGTTTAAACCGTTCAAGCAGTCGGGTGACCGTCTAAAGGCATCCCAGGGAACAGGCCTGGGCCTGAGTATCAGTTTACAGCTGGTTGAACTCATGAGCGGCAACCTGAGCCTGACCAGTCCGGTTCATGCCGATAACCAGGCCGAGTATGGCCCGGGGAGCCGGTTTATCTTCACTGCTGTTGTGGACTCCCGTGATGCAGACGAATCCGAGATCTCCCATGAGCCCAAGCAAGTGCCCCGTCTTCACGGCTTTAAACCGGGCACCAAAACGATCCTGATCGTGGATGATCAGCCAAGCAATCGTGCTGTGCTCAAAGACACCCTGGAACCTCTGGGGTTTGCCATTGAAGAAGCCGCGGACGGGCAAGATGTCTTGGCGGCCTGTGAACGGCAGCGTCCTGACATCATCTTCATGGATCTTGTCATGCCTGTCATTGATGGGTTTACGGCCATGCAGCAACTGCGCAAAGCCCAGGCCTACGGCCGCATTCCGGTTGTTGCCATTACAGCATCGCTTATCAACCAGGATCACTTGCGGGAAAGGTGCCAAAAAGCCGGTTTCAGTGGTTTTCTACCCAAACCCTTTGCAAAACAGCAGTTACTTGAGACCCTTGCCGATCTGCTAAATCTCTCTTTGGATCGGGAAAATTTAACGGCACCGACTGATGAAAAGATTGTCCCCCCCCCGTCTGAAATTCTAGAACAACTGCAAAATCACCTGGAGGAAGGCAACATTGACGCCATTGAATCCATGGCATCGGACATGGCCCAGACAGATTCGGGACGCTACCAGGCTTTTGCCCTCTGCCTGGGGCAACTTGCGGCTGATATTCAAATTCAGGAAATCGAGCAGCTCATAGTTCGATTTTACAAAAAATAA